Proteins from one Streptobacillus felis genomic window:
- a CDS encoding COG2426 family protein produces MFIKYLNILIISATPFIELRGAIPVSQLIGLPLIPSILVSIVGNIIPIPFAYFFSKKILLLGKDSKIFGKLFSYILNKGHKAGEKIMSKSGNGIFLALLLFVAIPVPGTGAYSAILAATLLDIDFKKSFISIFFGIIIAGLLITIFTFLVKFFV; encoded by the coding sequence ATGTTTATTAAATATTTGAATATACTAATAATATCTGCAACTCCGTTTATTGAATTAAGAGGTGCTATACCAGTATCACAATTAATTGGGTTGCCATTAATACCTTCAATATTAGTATCCATTGTAGGTAATATTATTCCTATACCTTTTGCATACTTTTTTTCAAAAAAAATATTGCTTTTAGGGAAAGATAGTAAAATATTTGGAAAACTATTTTCATATATTTTAAATAAAGGACATAAAGCTGGTGAAAAAATTATGTCTAAAAGTGGTAATGGAATATTTTTAGCTTTATTACTTTTTGTGGCAATACCAGTACCTGGAACTGGTGCCTATAGCGCTATACTAGCTGCAACACTTTTAGATATAGATTTCAAAAAAAGTTTTATTTCTATTTTTTTTGGAATAATAATTGCGGGTTTACTAATTACTATTTTTACATTTTTGGTTAAATTTTTTGTATAA
- a CDS encoding ClC family H(+)/Cl(-) exchange transporter encodes MKKDGIFETVKSFIDFHSRKIRLKLIFYSLLTGVITGTIVSAYTYLLSKITIFRNNFIGNNINLSLPLIILLFIVVAMIIQYTLNKYPLISGSGIPQVMGLIQKKVKFNWFPELITKFFSGLLAIFIGFSLGREGPSIHLGSLVGEGVNEVSKRTEVERKYLITCGASAGLAAAFNAPLAGAIFAIEELHKFFSPILLICVLIASLFSNLVSKFLLGTKLSFESFSFISPVNFVPKEILLHLILISILSFIMVLLATIFNYFIIKFKDTYTKINLSPYTKMSVVSLLSLLIIYFLPDITGGGHHIIEHLLDYNSTFRLLGLVMIGKFFFTMLSYSTGAPGGIFLPLLVIGALVGKIYGLFLVGTFNFSQEYITLFVLVAMTSYFTAVVRTPITGIILILEMTGNFSNLFSLVITAAITYAFSELLKHNSVYEELFENMFKKQDEEAQTFEKNEKIVTIKIPVMSDSKLSNKMIRDIDWPQNLLIIGIERSGSSQFIPKGDTVLKDSDILILLTDENTSKRYMNKLSELTIENIDIQNI; translated from the coding sequence ATGAAAAAAGACGGAATATTTGAAACGGTTAAATCATTTATAGATTTTCATTCTAGAAAAATAAGATTAAAGTTAATTTTTTATTCACTATTAACAGGAGTTATTACTGGAACAATAGTATCAGCTTATACTTATTTACTATCCAAAATAACTATATTTAGAAATAATTTTATAGGAAATAATATTAACTTATCCTTACCTTTAATTATTTTATTATTTATTGTTGTAGCTATGATAATACAATATACATTAAATAAGTATCCATTAATTTCTGGTAGTGGTATACCTCAAGTTATGGGTCTTATACAAAAAAAGGTTAAATTTAATTGGTTCCCAGAGTTAATTACCAAATTTTTCTCTGGATTACTTGCAATATTTATTGGATTTTCATTAGGTAGAGAAGGTCCATCTATTCATTTAGGGTCGCTTGTAGGTGAGGGTGTAAATGAAGTAAGTAAAAGAACAGAAGTTGAAAGAAAATATTTAATTACATGTGGTGCAAGTGCTGGTTTAGCAGCTGCTTTCAATGCTCCATTAGCTGGTGCAATATTTGCAATAGAAGAATTACATAAATTCTTTTCACCAATTTTGTTAATTTGTGTATTAATTGCATCATTATTTTCTAATTTAGTCTCTAAGTTTTTACTAGGTACTAAACTATCTTTTGAATCATTTAGTTTTATATCACCTGTAAATTTTGTACCTAAAGAAATACTGCTACACTTAATACTTATTTCAATATTAAGTTTTATTATGGTGTTACTAGCAACAATTTTTAATTACTTTATTATTAAATTTAAAGATACATATACAAAAATAAATTTAAGTCCATATACAAAAATGTCAGTAGTTTCTCTACTTTCGCTGCTAATAATTTATTTTTTACCTGATATAACAGGTGGTGGACATCATATTATAGAACATCTATTAGACTATAACTCTACTTTTAGACTACTTGGTTTAGTGATGATAGGTAAATTCTTTTTTACTATGTTATCTTATTCAACTGGTGCTCCTGGAGGTATATTCCTTCCATTATTAGTTATTGGTGCATTAGTTGGTAAGATCTATGGATTATTTTTAGTTGGTACATTTAATTTTTCTCAAGAATATATTACTCTATTTGTTTTAGTAGCAATGACATCATATTTTACAGCAGTCGTTAGAACACCTATAACAGGTATAATACTAATTCTAGAGATGACAGGAAATTTCTCTAATTTATTCTCTTTAGTTATTACAGCTGCTATTACATACGCATTCTCAGAATTATTAAAACACAATTCTGTTTATGAAGAATTATTTGAAAATATGTTCAAAAAACAAGACGAAGAAGCACAAACATTTGAAAAAAATGAAAAAATAGTTACTATAAAAATACCTGTAATGTCTGATTCAAAATTATCTAATAAAATGATTAGAGATATTGATTGGCCACAAAATTTATTAATTATAGGTATTGAGAGATCAGGAAGTTCACAATTTATACCTAAAGGAGATACTGTATTAAAAGATTCAGATATATTAATTTTACTTACCGATGAAAATACATCTAAAAGATATATGAATAAATTATCTGAATTAACAATAGAAAATATTGATATTCAAAATATTTAA
- a CDS encoding nicotinate phosphoribosyltransferase → MENLVLMTDSYKASHYLQYPENTTYIHDYIESRGGLYGYTKFFGLQYYLKKYLTQRITMEMVNEAEEVLKMHGLPFNKEGWEYIVNELGGKIPLRIRALPEGTIIKNHNVLVTVESTDSKVPWVVSWFETLLLKVWYPITVATYSYKIKQIILYYLNLTSDNVESEIDFKLHDFGYRGVSSEESAGLGGLAHLTNFKGTDTLKSLLFARKYYDCDMAGYSIPASEHSTMTSWRRNHETDAYRNMLKKFPTGLVSIVSDSYNYYNAIENIFSKELKEEILNRDGLVVLRPDSGDPITNILFTLKIVEENFGVQINSKGYKVLNNIRIIQGDGIYEDNVWDILKAVKENGYSAENIAFGCGGSLLQGNKQSSINRDTHKFAMKCSCVKINDKLVDVYKDPITDKGKVSKKGRLDLIKKDNGELQTIKISHLDENNYHPNSVLNLVYENGELLKEYTLDEVRENSHLFYTPENLNSRL, encoded by the coding sequence ATGGAAAACTTAGTATTAATGACAGATTCATACAAAGCATCACATTATTTACAATATCCAGAAAATACAACATATATTCACGACTATATTGAAAGCCGTGGAGGTCTTTATGGTTATACTAAGTTCTTTGGCTTACAATATTATTTAAAAAAATATTTAACTCAAAGAATTACTATGGAAATGGTAAATGAAGCAGAAGAAGTATTAAAAATGCACGGGTTACCTTTTAATAAGGAAGGTTGGGAATATATCGTTAATGAGTTAGGTGGTAAAATTCCTCTAAGAATTAGAGCATTACCTGAAGGTACAATAATAAAAAATCATAATGTTTTAGTAACAGTTGAATCAACTGATAGCAAGGTTCCTTGGGTTGTGAGTTGGTTTGAAACATTATTACTAAAAGTTTGGTATCCAATTACTGTTGCTACTTATTCATATAAAATAAAACAAATAATATTATACTATTTAAACCTTACATCAGATAATGTTGAAAGTGAAATAGATTTTAAACTACATGATTTTGGATATAGAGGTGTTTCTAGTGAAGAAAGTGCTGGTTTAGGTGGTTTAGCTCATCTAACAAATTTTAAAGGGACAGACACACTTAAATCTTTATTATTTGCCAGAAAATATTATGATTGTGATATGGCAGGATACTCTATTCCGGCTTCTGAACACAGTACTATGACTTCATGGAGAAGAAACCATGAAACAGATGCATATAGAAATATGCTAAAAAAATTCCCTACTGGTTTAGTATCAATAGTTAGTGATAGTTATAATTATTATAATGCAATAGAAAATATTTTCTCTAAAGAATTAAAAGAAGAAATATTAAACAGAGATGGACTTGTAGTACTTAGACCTGATAGTGGTGACCCTATAACAAATATACTATTTACTTTAAAAATAGTTGAAGAGAACTTTGGTGTACAAATAAACTCTAAAGGTTATAAAGTTCTTAACAATATTAGAATCATTCAAGGTGATGGTATATATGAAGACAATGTATGGGATATTTTAAAAGCTGTAAAAGAAAATGGTTATTCAGCTGAAAATATTGCATTTGGATGTGGTGGTTCTCTACTTCAAGGTAATAAACAATCGAGCATAAACAGAGATACACATAAATTTGCTATGAAATGTAGTTGCGTTAAAATAAATGATAAATTAGTAGATGTATACAAAGATCCAATTACAGACAAAGGAAAAGTAAGTAAAAAAGGTAGATTAGACTTGATAAAAAAAGATAATGGTGAATTACAAACTATAAAAATATCTCATTTAGATGAAAACAATTATCATCCAAATTCTGTATTAAATCTTGTATATGAAAATGGTGAATTATTAAAAGAATACACTTTAGATGAAGTTAGAGAAAACTCTCATCTATTCTATACACCGGAAAATTTAAATTCTAGATTATAA
- a CDS encoding PAAR-like protein — protein MELKKFEEIEITSDISNFFDKLADIFLIKTYNEINDVSFGRYELSRLKIEEKFPNTDFDYLVYTEEGHIMQDELVIIYFKELVDDLINIIDEFKEQEFYLDKSMKYINKNTEVEFNKIKSSNSNILNVSDYRLKNIKITLAGILSVAHVFGIKDLKEFLKEKKNIYLDKYNIPMTIYFKEFENYDINNLFVAEKEDVVLPIENIEDKKIIESIPNEEKKDFFGQDSKSDISTILDKLKDPEIIKLILDLINKKNSNKSNNDILNFGKDCFDGNENYEIPKKVIKSNENVNNQLKKKYESPEYDKNPSKYISNTTNREISKKDKEDINEILNKYEEVTQDENKVGDIVKQRGYDDFRDITKKNTKLFTEDMIYLILKNNRGEELEVLEKSLGGYSCRYINESNFSKLTSISKNIFLSKVSDMINLNLKNLGIKYEVDLSEYNYLNFGKKDVDEINVKGDKRILDYLILNNIVKKSYSVDSKGIRIYPRSRRVFDNILIKYLKNRIKYNKNFDGIDLRDKNLVRIIIIYLDELVEGLKENELEVFDEIGNKINITRIIIYLLKNKFKFSKTLLEKLNSLINYSYEEYIKDKTRDKDKMEILNIFPTRISLEKHCEIKKIRNIYIFYKSFYKEDENRVINSEVLATASVVVKCSQCPTPSKFVTGGINTFVKGDMILTENDKIILPFATCVATKVCSINIFGSKWDPVSNLKYGQSNALILNSKINCSFGGIISLESTYKKNVLNSKIEIIENKDKVDIKLNSPYKSKDELINFLNEKIFTFNFIEDCYDLKNNKVKFVKTLNIKMLELKKILEYFLKTKYVDKKIDFELAIFDENRIIDVSDIYQVINGYFSSIIGVSKNDKGNKIFKKYGKNINGSIFLKEYLLDKNNVEGKYEIEDTTKKNEPVWIKYLLKEYQKYKGRKRDVRLNEEFKRKITLYHKIGGGIDANSQTPWCSSFVNWILDISGIGSFKTPSSQEMISKLNRINKPLLGAILIYTKYDQNNNKTGHGHITFLMDISEDKKQYICLGGNQDREIKYSKYYIDKKMGVKGGYFKLNGIFWPPDYPSENILEIK, from the coding sequence ATGGAATTAAAAAAATTTGAAGAAATAGAAATTACATCTGATATTTCAAATTTTTTTGATAAACTTGCTGATATATTTTTAATAAAAACATATAATGAAATAAATGATGTTTCTTTTGGTAGATATGAATTGAGTAGATTAAAAATAGAGGAAAAGTTTCCTAACACAGATTTTGACTACTTAGTCTATACAGAAGAAGGGCATATAATGCAAGATGAGTTAGTCATTATATATTTTAAAGAATTAGTTGATGATTTAATAAATATTATTGATGAATTTAAAGAACAAGAATTTTATTTGGATAAAAGTATGAAATACATCAATAAAAATACTGAAGTGGAGTTTAATAAAATAAAATCAAGTAATTCAAATATATTAAATGTATCTGATTATAGATTAAAAAATATAAAGATTACTTTAGCCGGTATTCTATCGGTAGCACATGTTTTTGGAATTAAAGATTTAAAAGAATTTCTAAAAGAAAAGAAAAATATATATTTAGATAAGTATAATATACCTATGACGATATATTTTAAGGAATTTGAAAATTATGATATTAATAATTTGTTCGTTGCTGAAAAAGAGGATGTTGTATTACCAATTGAAAATATAGAGGATAAAAAAATTATTGAAAGTATACCTAATGAAGAAAAAAAAGATTTTTTTGGACAAGATAGTAAATCAGATATATCAACGATATTAGATAAATTAAAAGATCCGGAAATAATAAAGTTAATACTAGATTTGATTAATAAAAAAAATAGCAATAAATCTAATAATGATATTTTGAATTTTGGTAAAGATTGTTTTGATGGTAATGAAAATTATGAGATTCCTAAAAAGGTTATAAAAAGCAATGAAAATGTAAATAATCAGCTTAAAAAGAAGTATGAATCTCCAGAATATGATAAAAATCCAAGTAAATATATTTCAAATACAACTAATAGAGAAATTTCTAAGAAAGATAAAGAAGACATAAATGAAATATTGAATAAGTATGAAGAAGTAACTCAAGACGAAAATAAAGTAGGGGATATAGTTAAACAAAGAGGTTATGATGACTTTAGAGATATTACAAAAAAAAATACTAAATTATTTACAGAGGATATGATTTATTTAATTCTAAAAAATAATAGAGGAGAAGAATTAGAAGTACTAGAAAAAAGTTTAGGGGGATATAGTTGTAGGTATATTAATGAAAGTAATTTTAGTAAATTAACATCAATTTCTAAAAATATCTTTTTATCAAAAGTAAGTGACATGATTAATCTAAATTTAAAAAACTTAGGAATAAAATATGAAGTCGATTTATCAGAATATAATTATTTAAATTTTGGTAAAAAAGATGTTGATGAAATAAATGTTAAGGGAGATAAAAGAATACTTGATTATCTTATTTTAAATAATATAGTAAAAAAGAGTTATAGTGTTGATTCAAAAGGTATAAGAATATATCCAAGAAGTAGAAGAGTTTTTGATAATATACTAATTAAATATTTAAAAAATAGAATTAAGTATAATAAGAATTTTGATGGCATAGATTTAAGGGATAAAAATTTAGTAAGAATTATTATAATATATCTAGATGAATTAGTTGAGGGGCTAAAGGAGAATGAGTTAGAGGTTTTTGATGAAATTGGAAATAAAATAAATATAACTAGAATAATAATATATTTACTAAAAAATAAGTTTAAATTTAGCAAAACATTGCTTGAAAAATTAAACTCTTTGATTAATTATTCCTATGAAGAATATATAAAAGATAAAACAAGAGATAAGGATAAAATGGAAATTTTAAACATTTTTCCTACTCGAATAAGTCTAGAAAAACATTGTGAAATTAAGAAAATTAGAAATATATATATTTTCTATAAATCATTTTATAAGGAGGATGAAAATAGGGTTATAAATTCAGAAGTACTAGCGACTGCAAGTGTAGTTGTAAAATGTAGTCAGTGCCCTACACCAAGTAAATTTGTTACTGGAGGGATTAATACTTTTGTTAAAGGAGATATGATACTAACGGAAAATGATAAGATAATATTACCTTTTGCAACATGTGTTGCAACAAAAGTATGTAGTATAAATATATTTGGAAGTAAATGGGATCCAGTTTCAAATCTAAAGTATGGTCAAAGTAATGCTTTGATTTTAAATTCTAAAATTAATTGCAGTTTTGGAGGAATAATATCACTCGAATCTACTTACAAAAAAAATGTTCTAAACTCCAAAATTGAAATTATAGAAAATAAGGATAAAGTAGATATAAAATTAAACTCTCCATACAAAAGTAAAGATGAACTTATAAATTTTTTAAATGAAAAAATTTTTACATTTAATTTTATAGAGGACTGTTATGATTTGAAAAATAACAAAGTAAAATTTGTTAAAACTTTAAATATTAAAATGCTTGAATTAAAAAAAATATTGGAGTATTTTCTAAAAACAAAATATGTTGATAAAAAAATTGATTTTGAATTAGCCATTTTTGACGAAAATAGAATAATAGATGTTTCAGATATTTATCAAGTAATTAATGGATATTTTTCATCTATCATAGGTGTTAGTAAAAATGATAAAGGTAATAAAATATTTAAAAAATATGGTAAAAACATAAATGGAAGCATATTTTTAAAAGAATATTTATTAGATAAAAATAATGTAGAGGGGAAATATGAAATAGAAGATACTACTAAAAAAAATGAACCAGTTTGGATTAAATATTTACTAAAAGAATATCAAAAATATAAAGGTAGAAAAAGAGATGTTAGATTAAATGAAGAATTTAAAAGAAAAATTACACTATATCATAAAATAGGAGGGGGAATAGATGCAAACTCACAAACACCTTGGTGTTCTTCGTTTGTAAATTGGATATTAGATATATCAGGTATAGGTAGTTTTAAAACACCTTCATCTCAAGAAATGATTAGTAAATTAAATAGAATTAATAAACCACTTTTAGGAGCAATTTTAATTTATACTAAATATGATCAAAACAATAACAAAACAGGTCATGGGCACATTACATTTTTAATGGATATTTCTGAAGATAAAAAACAATATATATGTTTAGGGGGAAATCAAGATAGAGAAATTAAATATAGTAAGTACTATATAGATAAAAAAATGGGAGTAAAAGGGGGGTACTTTAAATTAAATGGTATATTTTGGCCACCTGATTATCCTAGTGAAAACATTTTAGAAATAAAATAG
- a CDS encoding autotransporter outer membrane beta-barrel domain-containing protein yields the protein MKKWRIILLFISTLSVANNNYEINTNKEIINLKNEIENLKKEKENSENIKYDGLDVNVRKEIDEYTLNMSQKMDLIKDKIKTRYKLGKYQTAGESFLESLEENENKFKVGIVNKTMVNKELHKNNSDIYFIKKINNDGNNFGVGVYGGYVNTKYKQYTGNDLHGFDLGVILEAELPEYGLNLVSMNEFNKDFKINSEYTSNSIVGGVSLAYKKQFGSLFYVEPMAFMLYGSNISSKLKFNDTDVNVKNNFMYSAGGNIKLGLEKELNNNSYNLFLETTFDKKIKKDNNLIFKFKDKERYSVVPLQNDINLDLGLGFDALLNKSHRLHLDSSIGLIPSDKIYKIGILYELLK from the coding sequence ATGAAAAAATGGAGGATAATTTTATTATTTATTTCAACTTTATCAGTTGCAAATAATAATTATGAAATCAATACTAATAAAGAAATAATAAATTTAAAAAATGAAATTGAAAATTTAAAAAAAGAAAAAGAAAATTCTGAAAATATAAAATACGATGGATTAGATGTTAATGTAAGAAAAGAAATTGACGAATATACATTGAATATGTCACAAAAAATGGATTTAATAAAAGACAAAATTAAAACTAGATATAAATTAGGTAAATATCAAACCGCAGGAGAAAGTTTTTTAGAAAGTTTAGAAGAAAATGAAAATAAATTCAAGGTTGGAATAGTGAATAAAACGATGGTAAATAAAGAATTGCATAAAAATAATTCTGACATATACTTTATTAAAAAGATAAATAATGATGGAAATAACTTTGGTGTAGGTGTTTATGGTGGATATGTTAATACTAAGTATAAACAATATACTGGCAATGATTTACATGGTTTTGATTTAGGAGTTATTCTTGAGGCTGAATTACCAGAATACGGATTAAATTTAGTTAGTATGAATGAATTTAACAAAGATTTTAAGATTAACTCTGAATATACTTCAAATTCTATAGTTGGGGGAGTATCTTTAGCATATAAAAAACAATTTGGATCATTATTTTATGTTGAACCTATGGCATTTATGTTATATGGAAGTAACATAAGTTCAAAATTAAAGTTTAATGATACTGATGTTAATGTAAAAAATAATTTTATGTATAGTGCTGGAGGTAATATAAAACTTGGATTAGAGAAGGAATTAAATAATAATTCATACAACTTGTTTTTAGAAACAACATTTGATAAAAAAATAAAAAAAGATAACAATCTTATTTTTAAATTTAAAGATAAAGAAAGATATTCTGTTGTTCCACTTCAAAACGATATTAATCTTGACTTAGGTCTTGGTTTTGATGCACTTTTAAATAAATCTCATAGATTACATCTTGATAGTTCAATAGGTCTCATACCATCCGATAAAATATACAAAATTGGGATACTATATGAACTTTTAAAATAA
- the typA gene encoding translational GTPase TypA, producing MNIKNIAIIAHVDHGKTTLVDALLRQSGTFSQHEKLQERVMDSNDIEKERGITIFSKNASINYNGYKINIVDTPGHSDFGGEVQRILKMVDSVLLIVDAFEGVMPQTKYVLKQALEHGLNPIVVINKIDRPNSDPENVVNMVFDLFVELGANDVQLDFPVVYTSAKSGIAKLHLNQDTENMKDLFDLIIEKVPKPEGDENETLQMLVTNIEYDEYVGKLATGRVYNGTLSRNQEIVLVKRDGTQVKSKISRIYGYEGLKRVELENASAGEIITVAGIEGVDIGETISDKDNVKALPLIDIDEPTLSMNFIVNDSPFAGRDGKFITSRNILERLTKEVNHNVSMKLEQTDSPDVFLVKGRGELQLSILLENMRREGYEVQVSKPKVIFKEIDGMLFEPIEYATIDVADEFVGVVIEKLGVRKGEMTNLVQGGDGYTRIEFKVPARCLIGFRNEFLTDTRGTGILNHTFYDYEKYKGDLPNFRKGALISMENGTTFAYALNNLQPRGILFVEPGVEVYEGMIVGEHTRDNDLVVNACKGKKLTNMRAAGSDDNVKLAPARLFTLEMALEYINDDELVEITPNEIRLRKKLLTENERKKARNTIDRG from the coding sequence ATGAATATTAAAAATATAGCAATAATTGCCCATGTAGATCATGGTAAAACAACTTTAGTAGATGCATTACTTAGACAATCAGGAACTTTTTCACAACATGAAAAATTACAAGAGAGAGTAATGGATAGTAATGATATAGAAAAAGAAAGAGGAATTACAATTTTCTCAAAAAATGCTTCAATAAACTATAATGGATATAAAATAAATATAGTTGATACTCCAGGACATTCAGATTTCGGAGGAGAAGTACAAAGAATATTAAAAATGGTTGATTCTGTTTTATTAATCGTTGATGCATTTGAAGGAGTAATGCCACAAACAAAATACGTATTAAAACAAGCTTTAGAACATGGTTTAAATCCTATAGTAGTAATTAATAAAATAGATAGACCAAATTCAGATCCTGAAAATGTAGTTAATATGGTTTTTGATTTATTTGTTGAATTAGGAGCAAACGATGTACAATTGGATTTCCCAGTAGTATACACTTCGGCAAAATCAGGTATTGCAAAATTACATTTAAATCAAGATACAGAAAACATGAAAGATTTATTTGATTTAATTATTGAAAAAGTACCAAAACCTGAAGGTGATGAAAATGAAACTTTACAAATGTTAGTTACAAATATTGAATATGATGAATATGTTGGTAAATTAGCTACAGGTAGAGTATATAATGGTACATTATCTAGAAATCAAGAAATTGTCCTTGTTAAAAGAGATGGTACACAAGTTAAGTCAAAAATTAGTAGAATTTATGGCTATGAAGGATTAAAAAGAGTTGAATTAGAAAATGCTTCTGCAGGTGAAATAATTACTGTAGCAGGAATAGAAGGGGTAGATATAGGTGAAACTATTTCAGATAAAGATAATGTAAAAGCTTTACCTCTAATTGATATTGATGAACCAACACTTTCAATGAATTTTATTGTTAATGATTCTCCTTTCGCAGGTAGAGACGGTAAATTTATAACTTCAAGAAATATACTAGAAAGACTTACTAAAGAAGTAAATCATAATGTTAGCATGAAACTTGAACAAACAGATTCACCAGATGTATTTCTTGTTAAAGGACGTGGAGAACTTCAATTATCTATATTATTAGAAAATATGAGAAGAGAAGGTTATGAAGTACAAGTATCTAAACCTAAAGTAATTTTTAAAGAAATTGATGGTATGCTATTTGAACCAATTGAATATGCAACTATAGATGTAGCTGATGAATTTGTAGGTGTAGTCATTGAAAAACTTGGTGTAAGAAAAGGAGAAATGACAAATCTAGTCCAAGGTGGAGATGGCTATACTAGGATTGAATTTAAAGTTCCAGCTAGATGTTTAATAGGATTCAGAAATGAATTTTTAACAGATACTAGAGGTACAGGGATATTAAATCATACATTTTATGATTATGAAAAATATAAAGGGGATTTACCTAATTTTAGAAAAGGTGCCCTTATTTCAATGGAAAATGGAACTACATTTGCATATGCTTTAAACAATTTACAACCAAGAGGTATACTTTTTGTTGAACCAGGAGTTGAAGTATATGAAGGAATGATAGTAGGGGAACATACAAGAGATAATGATTTAGTTGTAAATGCTTGTAAAGGAAAAAAACTTACTAATATGAGAGCTGCTGGATCTGATGATAATGTGAAATTAGCACCTGCTAGATTATTTACTTTAGAAATGGCTCTAGAATATATAAATGATGATGAATTGGTAGAAATTACACCAAATGAGATTAGATTAAGAAAGAAATTATTAACAGAAAATGAAAGAAAAAAAGCTAGAAATACTATAGATAGGGGATAA
- a CDS encoding SdpI family protein has product MELFLILNLYMTPMLMILLGYLWTKRFPAKINKLYGYRTKWSMLSQETWIFSNKLFSRLFLIFGFISIVTTFSMDKSKFTLIILVQLILLFIPFLITEVSLRAMFNDKGEKKVRRKI; this is encoded by the coding sequence ATGGAATTATTTTTAATATTAAATCTATATATGACACCAATGTTGATGATACTTTTAGGATATCTTTGGACCAAGAGGTTTCCTGCTAAAATTAATAAGCTTTATGGATACAGGACTAAGTGGTCTATGTTATCTCAAGAAACGTGGATATTTTCCAATAAATTATTTTCAAGATTATTTTTGATATTTGGGTTTATATCAATAGTAACTACTTTTTCAATGGATAAATCAAAATTTACACTAATAATTTTAGTTCAACTTATACTATTATTTATACCTTTTTTAATAACAGAGGTATCTTTAAGAGCAATGTTTAATGATAAAGGAGAAAAAAAAGTAAGGAGAAAAATATGA